A part of Melittangium boletus DSM 14713 genomic DNA contains:
- a CDS encoding ADP-ribosylglycohydrolase family protein: MPPRRPIAPPAPDPYPHSRGRGALLGLVVGDALGSPLKARNLIAPVFPTLAEGVHRVLRAGGPFELKKGQVGESGQMACCLGVGLRELGTYDADAQLRHYLRWQHHAQGMSPHVEDVMTEMLESPMPKVTAARRLWMKGGRKAAGNGSLGRTAPLGVFFHQDQDSRLRASFADSALTDFDPRCQLACATLNASIAHSLNAGEGLTPQDLLQATLSELTVASATLGRVLPDFVQEVSMATAMIREDLDAARQDDPQLYWPELHMHRKPTLARVAFRLAYWELMHAPSFETALVDVINRGGDTDVNGAVAGALLGAFHGEEAIPTDWSQGVLEALGPRDGALWNTYHPRQLLTLAPELEE; encoded by the coding sequence ATGCCTCCGCGCCGACCCATCGCCCCTCCCGCTCCCGACCCCTACCCTCACTCTCGAGGTAGAGGCGCCCTGCTGGGCCTGGTGGTGGGAGACGCGCTGGGCTCGCCCCTCAAGGCTCGCAACCTCATCGCCCCGGTGTTCCCCACGCTCGCCGAGGGAGTGCACCGCGTCCTGCGCGCCGGGGGCCCCTTCGAGCTGAAGAAGGGCCAGGTGGGAGAGAGCGGTCAGATGGCGTGCTGCCTGGGCGTGGGCCTGCGCGAGCTGGGCACCTACGACGCGGACGCGCAACTGCGCCACTACCTGCGCTGGCAGCACCACGCCCAGGGGATGAGCCCCCACGTCGAGGACGTGATGACGGAGATGCTCGAGTCCCCGATGCCCAAGGTGACGGCGGCGCGCCGCCTGTGGATGAAGGGGGGGCGCAAGGCGGCGGGCAACGGCAGCCTCGGGCGCACCGCGCCCCTGGGCGTCTTCTTCCACCAGGATCAGGACTCGCGCCTGCGGGCCTCGTTCGCGGACTCGGCGCTCACCGACTTCGATCCGCGCTGCCAGCTCGCATGCGCCACGCTCAATGCCTCCATCGCGCACTCGCTCAACGCCGGTGAGGGGCTGACTCCCCAGGACCTCCTCCAAGCCACGCTGAGCGAACTGACCGTGGCGAGCGCGACCCTGGGCCGGGTGCTCCCGGACTTCGTGCAGGAGGTGTCCATGGCCACGGCGATGATCCGCGAGGACCTCGACGCGGCGCGGCAGGACGATCCGCAACTCTACTGGCCCGAGCTGCACATGCACCGCAAGCCCACGCTGGCGCGGGTGGCCTTCCGCCTGGCCTACTGGGAGCTGATGCACGCGCCCAGCTTCGAGACGGCGCTGGTGGATGTCATCAACCGGGGGGGAGACACGGACGTCAACGGGGCCGTCGCCGGAGCGCTGCTGGGCGCGTTCCACGGCGAGGAAGCCATTCCCACCGACTGGAGCCAGGGCGTGCTGGAGGCCCTGGGCCCGAGAGACGGTGCACTGTGGAATACCTACCACCCCCGGCAGTTGCTGACGCTGGCGCCGGAGCTGGAGGAATAG
- a CDS encoding type II toxin-antitoxin system RatA family toxin, with amino-acid sequence MAGATRTIVINAPPDKLFDVITNYDKYGEFLPEVKKIWTSERKGNEVKVHYEVDVIKTIHYTILVKEERPTRMSWTFVEGEVMKDNKGSWVLEPDGEGRTKATYTVDMALGALVPKAIVTKLAETSLPKMLDAFKRRAESL; translated from the coding sequence ATGGCTGGCGCCACTCGCACCATCGTCATCAACGCTCCCCCGGACAAGCTCTTCGATGTCATCACGAACTACGACAAGTACGGAGAGTTCCTGCCCGAGGTGAAGAAGATCTGGACCTCGGAGCGCAAGGGCAACGAGGTCAAGGTCCACTACGAGGTGGATGTCATCAAGACCATCCACTACACCATCCTCGTCAAGGAGGAGCGGCCCACGCGCATGTCCTGGACCTTCGTCGAGGGCGAGGTGATGAAGGACAACAAGGGCAGCTGGGTGCTCGAGCCCGACGGCGAGGGCCGCACCAAGGCCACCTACACGGTGGACATGGCCCTGGGCGCGCTCGTGCCCAAGGCGATCGTCACCAAGCTGGCCGAGACGTCCCTGCCCAAGATGCTGGACGCCTTCAAGCGGCGGGCCGAGAGCCTCTGA
- the glpX gene encoding class II fructose-bisphosphatase encodes MDRNLAMEVVRVTEMAAIASARLMGRGSKNESDQAAVDAMRRAFDSLNINGTVVIGEGERDEAPMLYIGEQVGRRHADDPGVDIALDPLEGTNLCAYGRPGGISVVAMADKGKLLNAPDTYMEKIAVGERAKGAIDLRRTPTENLRAIAERMKVYVADLTVVILERERHVELIKEVRAAGARIRLIEDGDVAGAIATCFEDTGVDVLMGTGGAPEGVIAAAAVRSVGGDMQGRLVPRNNDEVARARRMGITDISKIYTAEELASGDVMFAATGVTTGDFLRGVRFFGGGCETHSVVMRSKSGTVRFIQSRHKFDKKPGYNL; translated from the coding sequence ATGGATCGCAACCTGGCCATGGAGGTCGTGCGCGTCACCGAGATGGCGGCCATCGCCTCCGCCCGGCTGATGGGCCGTGGCAGCAAGAACGAGTCGGACCAGGCCGCCGTGGACGCGATGCGTCGCGCCTTCGACTCCCTGAACATCAACGGCACCGTCGTCATCGGCGAGGGCGAGCGCGATGAGGCGCCCATGCTCTACATCGGCGAGCAGGTGGGCCGCCGCCACGCGGACGACCCCGGGGTGGACATCGCGTTGGATCCGCTCGAGGGCACCAACCTGTGCGCCTACGGCCGTCCGGGCGGCATCTCCGTCGTGGCCATGGCGGACAAGGGCAAGCTGCTCAACGCGCCGGATACGTACATGGAGAAGATCGCCGTGGGCGAACGGGCCAAGGGCGCCATCGACCTGCGCCGCACCCCCACGGAGAACCTGCGCGCCATCGCCGAGCGCATGAAGGTCTACGTGGCGGACCTCACGGTCGTCATCCTCGAGCGCGAGCGGCACGTGGAGCTCATCAAGGAGGTGCGGGCCGCGGGCGCGCGCATCCGCCTCATCGAGGACGGGGACGTGGCGGGCGCCATCGCCACCTGCTTCGAGGACACGGGCGTGGACGTGCTCATGGGCACGGGCGGCGCCCCCGAGGGCGTCATCGCCGCGGCGGCCGTGCGCTCGGTGGGCGGCGACATGCAGGGCCGGCTCGTGCCGCGCAACAACGACGAGGTGGCCCGCGCCAGGCGCATGGGCATCACCGACATCTCGAAGATCTACACCGCCGAGGAGCTGGCCAGTGGCGACGTGATGTTCGCCGCCACGGGCGTTACCACTGGCGACTTCCTTCGCGGTGTGCGCTTCTTCGGTGGCGGGTGCGAAACGCACTCCGTGGTGATGCGCAGCAAGTCCGGGACGGTGCGCTTCATCCAATCCCGCCACAAGTTCGACAAGAAGCCCGGCTACAACCTCTAG
- a CDS encoding acyl-CoA thioesterase, producing MVEARIRVIYGDTDQMGVVYHANYLRYFEFARGEFFRSRGGSYRELEREGVMLPVIEVAAAYKAPARYDDELVVRVWVSDFKRASLSFSYEVRRAGAPESLLSTGRTVHACVGRDGKPTRLPEALVRLLQEAT from the coding sequence ATGGTCGAAGCACGCATCCGAGTCATCTACGGCGACACGGACCAGATGGGGGTCGTGTACCACGCCAATTATCTACGTTACTTCGAGTTCGCTCGAGGGGAGTTCTTCCGCTCCCGGGGAGGCAGTTACCGCGAGCTGGAGCGAGAGGGGGTCATGCTGCCCGTGATCGAGGTCGCCGCCGCCTACAAGGCACCCGCGCGCTACGACGACGAGCTCGTCGTCCGCGTCTGGGTAAGCGATTTCAAGCGGGCGTCGCTGAGCTTTTCCTATGAAGTGCGGCGCGCGGGCGCGCCGGAGTCGTTGCTGAGCACCGGACGCACCGTGCATGCCTGCGTGGGCCGCGACGGAAAGCCCACCCGCCTGCCAGAAGCGCTCGTCCGGCTGTTGCAGGAAGCCACCTGA
- a CDS encoding alkaline phosphatase family protein has product MRFSRALVSLLLLTALPAWAKPPRLTLFITVDAMGTDLLLRHRPRLQGGLGKLLDSGAFYPYARYAYAKPRTAPGHATLATGANPWRHGIVDNRVIDRATGKPVRALPDPEHPVLEAPLSTDDVSPANLLAETIADRLRLATQEKGKAISLSGKPRSAIPLAGRLGQAYWYDETVGKFVTGTWYMKELPAWLKTFNASQPAAAWFNKTWEPLRPRSEYTGEDDRPYESEPAGLGRVFPHPLNGGMTAPGPMSYSALAISPLSFDLVVKAAGAAIAGEGLGKDDVPDMLGVSFSATDRVYHQYGPNSWEMQDTMYRLDKAVGDLVALAERAAGGRANLLVVLSADHGGAAVPEQWTASGMDARRVNPSVLAQQLTEVLRKQFGGDVTAIAEETDVYLGGQTLESGKVDGAAVRRAAADWLRQQPAVFLAVARDDLYTMPDTAGLAMPLRRGYYPGRSGDVLFVVKPFHVITTDSAGTNHGAPYSYDQLVPVIFAGKGVRPGTYLREISTTDVAPTMAAVLEMNPPASAEGTPRFEAIGSGL; this is encoded by the coding sequence ATGCGCTTCTCTCGAGCCCTCGTTTCCCTGCTGCTGCTCACCGCCCTGCCCGCCTGGGCGAAGCCGCCCCGCCTGACGCTCTTCATCACCGTGGACGCGATGGGCACGGATCTCCTGTTGCGCCACCGGCCCCGCCTCCAGGGCGGCCTGGGCAAGCTGCTGGATTCGGGCGCCTTCTACCCCTACGCGCGCTATGCCTACGCCAAGCCGAGGACCGCACCCGGTCATGCCACGCTGGCCACCGGCGCCAACCCATGGCGCCACGGCATCGTGGACAACCGCGTCATCGACCGGGCCACGGGCAAGCCCGTGCGAGCCCTGCCGGACCCGGAGCACCCGGTGCTGGAGGCGCCCCTGTCCACGGATGACGTGAGCCCGGCCAATCTCCTGGCGGAGACGATCGCGGACCGGCTGCGGCTGGCCACCCAGGAGAAGGGGAAGGCCATCTCCCTGTCGGGCAAGCCCCGCTCGGCCATTCCGCTCGCGGGCCGGCTCGGGCAGGCCTACTGGTACGACGAGACGGTGGGCAAGTTCGTCACCGGCACCTGGTACATGAAGGAGCTGCCCGCCTGGCTCAAGACCTTCAACGCCTCCCAGCCGGCCGCGGCCTGGTTCAACAAGACGTGGGAGCCCCTGCGGCCCCGCTCCGAGTACACGGGCGAGGATGACCGGCCCTACGAGAGCGAGCCCGCCGGACTGGGCCGGGTCTTCCCCCACCCGCTCAACGGAGGCATGACGGCGCCCGGCCCCATGTCCTACAGCGCCCTCGCCATCTCCCCGCTGTCGTTCGACCTGGTGGTGAAGGCCGCCGGGGCCGCCATCGCCGGCGAGGGCCTGGGCAAGGACGACGTCCCCGACATGCTCGGGGTGAGCTTCAGCGCCACGGATCGCGTCTACCACCAGTACGGACCGAACTCCTGGGAGATGCAGGACACGATGTACCGGCTGGACAAGGCCGTGGGCGACCTGGTGGCGCTCGCCGAGCGGGCGGCGGGAGGCCGGGCCAACCTGCTGGTGGTGCTCTCCGCGGACCACGGCGGCGCGGCGGTGCCCGAGCAATGGACCGCCTCGGGCATGGACGCCCGGCGCGTGAATCCCTCCGTCCTCGCCCAGCAACTGACCGAGGTGCTGCGCAAGCAGTTCGGCGGCGACGTGACGGCCATCGCGGAGGAGACGGACGTGTACCTGGGTGGCCAGACGCTCGAGAGCGGCAAGGTGGACGGAGCGGCGGTGCGGCGCGCCGCGGCCGACTGGCTGAGGCAGCAGCCCGCCGTCTTCCTGGCGGTGGCGAGGGATGACCTCTACACGATGCCGGACACGGCGGGGCTCGCGATGCCCCTGCGGCGCGGCTACTACCCGGGGCGCAGCGGCGACGTGCTCTTCGTGGTGAAGCCCTTCCACGTCATCACCACGGACAGCGCCGGCACCAACCACGGCGCGCCCTACTCGTACGATCAACTGGTGCCCGTCATCTTCGCGGGCAAGGGCGTGAGACCGGGCACCTACCTGCGGGAGATCAGCACCACGGACGTGGCGCCCACCATGGCGGCGGTCCTGGAGATGAACCCTCCCGCCTCCGCCGAGGGCACGCCCCGCTTCGAGGCCATCGGTTCCGGCCTCTGA
- the nadC gene encoding carboxylating nicotinate-nucleotide diphosphorylase codes for MDAFLDRLISLALDEDLGAAGDITTESLVPVDARGSAELLVKERLVLAGLDAFVQVFQRVDPDVRIELLSADGQEVEAGSIVARLHGRLRALLTAERTALNIIQRTSGMATMARQVMTAVHGTRLRILDTRKTAPGMRALSKLAVKAGGAFNHRFGLFDGILIKDNHIAAVGGSVREALRRARANAPQLVKIEIEVTNLDQLAEALEEGADVVMLDNMDDERIRRAVELTAGRIPLEVSGGITLERLPRLAKLGVDFVSMGALTHSARAMDLSLEILQTA; via the coding sequence ATGGATGCCTTCCTGGATCGACTCATCTCGCTCGCCCTCGATGAAGACCTCGGGGCGGCGGGAGACATCACCACCGAGTCCCTCGTCCCCGTGGACGCCCGGGGCTCGGCCGAGCTGCTCGTCAAGGAGCGGCTCGTGCTCGCGGGCCTGGACGCCTTCGTCCAGGTCTTCCAGCGGGTGGATCCCGATGTCCGGATCGAGCTGCTCTCGGCCGATGGCCAGGAGGTCGAGGCCGGGTCGATCGTGGCCCGGCTCCATGGCCGTCTGCGTGCGCTCCTCACGGCCGAGCGCACCGCCCTCAACATCATCCAGCGCACCTCGGGCATGGCCACGATGGCGCGTCAGGTCATGACCGCGGTGCACGGCACCCGGTTGCGCATCCTCGACACGCGGAAAACGGCTCCGGGCATGCGCGCGCTGTCCAAGCTGGCCGTGAAGGCGGGCGGTGCCTTCAACCATCGCTTCGGCCTCTTCGACGGCATCCTCATCAAGGACAATCACATCGCGGCCGTGGGAGGGTCGGTCCGCGAAGCGCTCCGTCGCGCCCGCGCCAACGCCCCCCAACTGGTGAAGATCGAGATCGAGGTCACGAATCTCGATCAGCTCGCCGAGGCGCTCGAGGAAGGCGCGGACGTGGTGATGCTCGACAACATGGATGACGAGCGGATCCGCCGCGCGGTGGAACTGACGGCCGGCCGGATTCCCCTCGAGGTCTCCGGTGGCATCACCCTGGAGCGCCTGCCCCGGCTGGCGAAGCTCGGCGTGGACTTCGTGTCCATGGGGGCGCTCACCCACTCGGCGCGCGCCATGGACCTCTCCCTGGAGATCCTCCAGACGGCGTGA
- a CDS encoding valine--tRNA ligase produces MSDTTELPKSYEPTEVEARWYACWMERNYFRAEATADKPSFSIVLPPPNVTGSLHLGHALTATIQDILVRWKRMRGFNTLWVPGTDHAGIATQMVVERELKEKEKKSRHDLGREKFLERVWEWKNKYGQRINEQQKVLGASLDWSRERFTMDPGVSAAVREVFVRLYEEGLIYRAQKLINWCPSCHTALSDLEVEHEEKQGSLWHLHYPVKGSDRKLTVATTRPETMLGDTAVAIHPEDERYKGLAGQFVVLPLTGREIPIVADAELVDPAFGTGVVKVTPAHDFNDYQTGLRHNLQQITVLDESARINLEGSAYAGMDRFAARKKMLEDLTEQGVLEKEEPHKLSVGGCQRCGTVVEPRLSPQWFVKIEPLARPAIEAVEQGRTKIIPESWTNTYFHWMRNIHDWTISRQLWWGHQIPAWYCADCSPRLEATGAIDYSRAEPIVSRTPPEKCTKCSGSKLEQDPDVLDTWFSSGLWPFSTLGWPEQTAELKAFYPNSVMETGHDILFFWVARMMMFGLHFMKEVPFRTIYLHAMVRDEKGEKMSKTKGNVIDPLDIILGAPPEQLNKNLRNKYPQGMPAHGADALRFTLASLTQQGRDIKLSLDRVAGYKAFANKLWNASRFALMNMGDFSLDARPLQERELTLADRWILSRLQRATALTRASLEAFAFAEAASTLYQFLWSEFCDWYIELAKGSLYGEDAKSKDTTRAVLVYCLDRILRLLHPFMPFVTEEIWQKLPMARPTDSIMIASFPEPDTSLEDAAAEAEIGTVITAIEGLRTIRGESNLAPSARITAIIQSPDARIRELLERWRGDVTRLAGLGELNISGPGAKPSLSAAFVGPQLEIFVPLAGLIDVDAERERLGKEITRSEQELGGIKRKLDNPNFVAKAPPDVVEKDRARVEELEARVSKLRDNLDRLAPAPEPVIEQKVPDLADPEHAPSPEPSQVDARTQTIETGTSEPDVDISATRADTYEAPLAVNTRTQADLEEQEALAEEEDEEPELEALTAEEQGEETQAPARPARKTGSSGKAAKKAPVKKAAASKKAPVKKGAAKKAPVKKAAASKKAPVKKGAAKKAPVKKAAASKKAPAKKAPVKKAPAKKGTAKKAPAKKAVAKKAPAKKAAAKKKSPARGSKPRR; encoded by the coding sequence ATGAGCGACACGACCGAACTGCCGAAGTCCTACGAGCCCACGGAGGTCGAGGCCCGTTGGTATGCCTGCTGGATGGAGCGGAACTACTTCCGCGCGGAGGCCACCGCGGACAAGCCCTCCTTCAGCATCGTGCTGCCTCCGCCCAACGTGACAGGCAGCCTGCACCTGGGCCATGCGCTCACGGCCACCATCCAGGACATCCTCGTGCGCTGGAAGCGCATGCGCGGCTTCAACACCCTCTGGGTGCCGGGGACGGACCACGCGGGCATCGCCACGCAGATGGTGGTGGAGCGCGAGCTCAAGGAGAAGGAGAAGAAGAGCCGCCACGATCTGGGTCGCGAGAAGTTCCTCGAGCGCGTGTGGGAGTGGAAGAACAAGTACGGCCAGCGCATCAACGAGCAGCAGAAGGTGCTCGGCGCGAGTCTGGACTGGAGCCGCGAGCGCTTCACCATGGATCCAGGCGTCTCGGCCGCCGTGCGCGAGGTGTTCGTGCGGCTGTACGAGGAGGGCCTCATCTACCGGGCCCAGAAGCTCATCAACTGGTGCCCCTCGTGCCATACCGCGCTCAGCGACCTGGAGGTCGAGCACGAGGAGAAGCAGGGCTCGCTCTGGCACCTGCACTACCCGGTCAAGGGCAGCGACCGCAAGCTCACCGTCGCCACCACCCGCCCCGAGACGATGCTCGGCGACACCGCGGTGGCCATCCACCCCGAGGACGAGCGCTACAAGGGACTGGCGGGCCAGTTCGTCGTGCTGCCGCTCACCGGCCGGGAGATTCCCATCGTCGCCGATGCCGAGCTGGTGGATCCGGCCTTCGGCACCGGCGTGGTGAAGGTGACGCCCGCCCATGACTTCAACGACTACCAGACGGGCCTGCGCCACAATCTGCAGCAGATCACCGTGCTGGATGAGTCCGCGCGCATCAACCTCGAGGGCAGCGCCTACGCGGGCATGGACCGCTTCGCCGCGCGCAAGAAGATGCTCGAGGATCTGACCGAGCAGGGCGTGTTGGAGAAGGAGGAGCCGCACAAGCTGTCCGTGGGCGGCTGCCAGCGCTGTGGCACCGTGGTGGAGCCGCGCCTGTCTCCCCAGTGGTTCGTGAAGATCGAACCCCTGGCCAGGCCCGCCATCGAGGCGGTGGAGCAGGGCCGCACGAAGATCATCCCCGAGTCGTGGACGAACACGTACTTCCACTGGATGCGCAACATCCACGACTGGACCATCAGCCGCCAGTTGTGGTGGGGCCACCAGATCCCCGCCTGGTACTGCGCCGACTGCAGCCCGCGCCTGGAGGCCACGGGCGCCATCGACTACTCGCGCGCCGAGCCCATCGTGTCGCGCACGCCGCCCGAGAAGTGCACGAAGTGCTCGGGCTCCAAGCTCGAGCAGGACCCGGACGTGCTCGACACGTGGTTCTCCTCGGGCCTGTGGCCGTTCAGCACCCTGGGCTGGCCCGAGCAGACCGCCGAGCTCAAGGCCTTCTACCCGAACTCCGTCATGGAGACGGGCCACGACATCCTCTTCTTCTGGGTCGCCCGGATGATGATGTTCGGCCTGCACTTCATGAAGGAAGTGCCCTTCCGCACCATCTACCTGCACGCCATGGTGCGCGATGAGAAGGGCGAGAAGATGTCCAAGACGAAGGGGAACGTGATCGATCCCCTCGACATCATCCTGGGCGCGCCCCCCGAGCAGCTCAACAAGAACCTGCGCAACAAGTACCCCCAGGGCATGCCCGCGCACGGCGCCGACGCGCTGCGCTTCACCCTGGCGTCGCTCACCCAGCAGGGCCGTGACATCAAGCTCTCGCTGGACCGCGTGGCCGGCTACAAGGCCTTCGCCAACAAGCTGTGGAACGCCAGCCGCTTCGCCCTCATGAACATGGGCGACTTCTCCCTGGACGCGCGGCCCCTCCAGGAGCGCGAGCTCACCCTCGCGGACCGGTGGATCCTCTCGCGCCTGCAGCGCGCCACCGCCCTGACGCGCGCGTCCCTGGAGGCCTTCGCCTTCGCCGAGGCCGCCTCCACGCTCTACCAGTTCCTCTGGTCCGAGTTCTGTGACTGGTACATCGAGCTGGCCAAGGGCTCGCTCTATGGCGAGGACGCGAAGTCCAAGGACACCACCCGCGCGGTGCTCGTGTACTGCCTGGACCGCATCCTGCGCCTGCTCCACCCGTTCATGCCGTTCGTCACCGAGGAGATCTGGCAGAAGCTGCCCATGGCGCGGCCGACGGACTCCATCATGATCGCCTCGTTCCCCGAGCCGGACACGTCGCTCGAGGACGCCGCGGCCGAGGCGGAGATCGGCACGGTCATCACCGCCATCGAGGGCCTGCGCACCATCCGGGGCGAGAGCAACCTGGCGCCCTCGGCCCGCATCACCGCGATCATCCAGAGCCCGGATGCGCGCATCCGCGAGCTGCTCGAGCGGTGGCGGGGCGATGTCACGCGGCTGGCGGGCCTCGGCGAGCTGAACATCTCCGGGCCCGGTGCCAAGCCGTCCCTGTCCGCGGCCTTCGTGGGTCCCCAGTTGGAGATCTTCGTTCCGCTCGCGGGCCTCATCGACGTGGACGCCGAGCGCGAGCGTCTGGGCAAGGAGATCACGCGCTCCGAGCAGGAGCTGGGCGGCATCAAGCGCAAGCTGGACAACCCCAACTTCGTCGCCAAGGCCCCGCCGGACGTGGTGGAGAAGGACCGCGCCCGCGTCGAGGAGTTGGAAGCCCGCGTCTCCAAGCTGCGCGACAACCTGGACCGGCTCGCCCCCGCGCCCGAGCCCGTTATCGAGCAGAAGGTCCCGGACCTCGCGGATCCAGAGCACGCGCCCTCGCCCGAGCCGTCGCAGGTGGATGCCCGGACGCAGACCATCGAGACCGGAACCTCCGAGCCTGACGTCGACATCTCCGCCACGCGGGCGGATACCTACGAAGCGCCACTCGCCGTCAACACCCGGACGCAAGCGGACTTAGAGGAACAGGAGGCCCTGGCCGAGGAGGAGGACGAGGAGCCCGAGTTGGAGGCGCTCACCGCGGAAGAGCAGGGCGAGGAGACACAGGCCCCGGCTCGGCCCGCACGCAAGACCGGCTCCAGCGGCAAGGCGGCCAAGAAGGCTCCGGTGAAGAAGGCCGCCGCGAGCAAGAAGGCCCCGGTCAAGAAGGGCGCTGCCAAGAAGGCTCCGGTGAAGAAGGCCGCCGCGAGCAAGAAGGCCCCGGTCAAGAAGGGCGCTGCCAAGAAGGCTCCGGTGAAGAAGGCCGCCGCGAGCAAGAAGGCCCCGGCCAAGAAGGCTCCGGTGAAGAAGGCCCCGGCCAAGAAGGGCACCGCCAAGAAGGCGCCAGCGAAGAAGGCTGTCGCCAAGAAGGCACCGGCGAAGAAGGCCGCCGCCAAGAAGAAGTCGCCCGCTCGCGGCTCCAAGCCTCGGCGGTAG
- a CDS encoding response regulator, with amino-acid sequence MPKNLLVADDSLTIRKVIGMIFATEDFQVTAVDNGLDAISRCRELRPDVVLADVMMPGKNGYEVCEALKHDPSTQHIPVLLLAGTFEAFDEGRARSARADDHITKPFESQVLLDKVKTLVGQKGNTMPASAATQVTAPAAAAAPAQPRPAGPPGPGPGPRPPGPGIPPGPGAPGMARPGGPPGPGMGPGPRPGMPPPGAPPPGVARPGGPPGPGMGPGPRPGMPPPGAPPPGARPGMPPPGAPPPGMARPGMPPPGVQPPGARPGMPPPGAPPPGARPGMPPPGVPPPGVAGLPRPPGAAGLPGAAPAGAIRGRDPFGLGAPAPQPVPAPPPAAPEVNGLEDLSLDDAEPLTPEPAPLAPAPTPVAARPAPAAADGGEAQLRDALSKASREVIEKIAWEVVPQLAETIIREELERLIKDRETKH; translated from the coding sequence ATGCCCAAGAATCTGCTGGTCGCCGATGATTCGCTCACCATCCGCAAGGTGATCGGGATGATCTTCGCGACCGAGGACTTTCAGGTCACCGCGGTCGACAATGGGCTGGACGCCATCTCGCGTTGCCGCGAGCTGCGTCCGGATGTGGTGCTCGCGGACGTGATGATGCCGGGCAAGAACGGCTACGAGGTCTGCGAGGCGCTCAAGCACGATCCGTCCACCCAGCACATCCCCGTGCTGCTGCTGGCCGGTACCTTCGAGGCCTTCGACGAGGGCCGCGCACGCTCGGCCCGGGCGGACGACCACATCACCAAGCCCTTCGAGAGCCAGGTCCTGTTGGACAAGGTGAAGACCCTGGTGGGGCAGAAGGGCAACACGATGCCCGCCTCGGCCGCCACCCAGGTGACGGCACCCGCCGCCGCCGCGGCACCCGCCCAGCCTCGCCCCGCGGGCCCTCCGGGTCCTGGCCCGGGTCCGCGGCCGCCGGGCCCTGGCATCCCTCCGGGGCCCGGGGCTCCGGGCATGGCGCGTCCGGGCGGGCCTCCGGGACCGGGCATGGGTCCGGGTCCTCGTCCGGGAATGCCTCCTCCGGGAGCGCCGCCTCCGGGCGTGGCGCGTCCGGGCGGGCCTCCGGGACCGGGCATGGGTCCGGGTCCTCGTCCGGGAATGCCTCCTCCGGGAGCGCCGCCTCCGGGCGCGCGTCCGGGAATGCCTCCTCCGGGAGCGCCGCCTCCGGGCATGGCGCGTCCGGGAATGCCGCCCCCGGGTGTGCAGCCTCCGGGCGCGCGTCCGGGAATGCCGCCTCCGGGCGCACCCCCTCCGGGCGCGCGTCCGGGAATGCCGCCTCCGGGTGTGCCGCCTCCGGGCGTCGCGGGCCTGCCCCGTCCTCCTGGCGCGGCTGGCCTGCCGGGTGCCGCGCCCGCGGGGGCCATCCGAGGCAGGGATCCGTTCGGACTGGGTGCTCCCGCGCCTCAGCCCGTGCCGGCTCCGCCTCCCGCCGCTCCCGAGGTGAACGGCCTGGAGGATCTGTCCCTGGATGATGCCGAGCCCCTGACGCCCGAGCCCGCTCCCTTGGCTCCCGCCCCCACGCCCGTGGCGGCGCGGCCCGCTCCCGCCGCGGCGGATGGCGGCGAGGCGCAGCTGCGTGACGCGCTCTCGAAGGCCTCGCGAGAGGTCATCGAGAAGATCGCCTGGGAGGTCGTACCCCAGCTCGCCGAGACCATCATCCGCGAGGAGCTGGAGCGGTTGATCAAGGATCGCGAGACGAAGCACTGA